The Lutra lutra chromosome 16, mLutLut1.2, whole genome shotgun sequence genome segment CCTGTAATAGCAATGCCTACAGTGTCCTCCGCAGGTGGAAGTCTGTGCCTTATTCAAATCTGCATTCCCGGGACCCACACAGCATGTTGCACTGAACATCTGTTGAATGAGATGTTCTACGTCTTACATATTTCAGAGTCTGTTCTATTCCGCTTGTTTAAATCCATTTCCTGGTGGGTCCAGAGAGCCTTCCGAAAGCTTCTGTGTGATGATGTGGCATATGGTAGCGGGCTTCGTGGGAAGGGCTGCTGGGTGTGATTGCTGCCACCTCCAAGTTTGCGACTTAGGGAGGAGTTTGACCTTGCCCTTGAATGAACACAATCCCCAGACATGCCCAGTTCGGCAGCCTGTAGGTTTCTAGTCCTGTCATTTGTCCCAGGAGATGGAGCTTTGGGTCAGGCTACCTCCCATGGCTCCTTCATGCTCGTCCATTCCCCAGCCCATGTCTGGGGGACAACTTGACGTCTATCTGTATGATGATCTGTCGTCCCCTTTACATCCTGGGCTCCATCAGGGGAAGGAAGATACCCCCAGTAACTAGCACACCACCGTACATaggaggcactcaataaatatttgccgcataaaagaacaaattagtggACACGGAGTTGGGAGGTGGTAAGTCAAAGCTGCAACCAGAGAAGGAGGAGACCAGACTCAGGAGACCCCCACCTTGCACAGGACAAACCATGAGTGACTGGGAGCAGAGCACCAAGGCAGTGCTGAGAAGCCGGGAACTGGTTTGGCTGAGCGCGTATTTTGTGCCAGAGGCTACACCCGTGTTAATGCTCACAGAGACTTCTTGCAGAAGCAAAAGGCAGCAACCTATTTTATAGATACGAAAACCGAGGGGCAGGTGGGTTAAGATTTCTCCCAGCCACACCAGCTAAGACCTGGAAAGTGGTAGGGATTCTCGCTCAGGTCTCTCTGGCTACACATTTCacgttctctctcctctttctgtagCCTCAGTAAGTCTGAAATATAGGGCTCGGAAGAAGAATGGTAGAAGCAGACAAAGGAGAGCTACTTGGGACAAGAGGGGTCACGGTGAGCCAGGGAGGCCAAGGATGtcagggaaaggagcaggagcCAAGGACACCTGGAAATCCACGAGGGTGATGGCTATGGTTCCCCAGAAAGGACAGTTCTTTTTCCCACGGTTCCCAGGAATCCCCCGAAAACCTGTGTAGCACAGAGAACCCACCCTGAAGTCCAGCTAGGGAAACCTGCGCAGGGGAGGCCCCACACTTTCCTCAGCGGGACACCTAATGCTAATTTGCATAAATGAAGGGATACTTTTGGCAGCCTCAGGCAAAagggggaaatgaaaagaaaagaaatctaatcCTCGGAGCCAAAAACCGGGGGTGCCAGAAGCCAGACCAGGGACCCTGCACTGGTCTTCTCCCACTGCTAGAAGAAAGCATGGCCGGGCTGGAATTCGGCTCCTGTGCCCCCAGACCCTTGTCCCAGTCCCTGTCTTTGACCTGAAATTCTCCAGTAGCTTCTCCTGGACAAGAAGACGAATGACAAAGTCCAAATTCCTCAGTCTGACTTACAAGGCAGATACTAATCAGGTTCTGCCTACCTGTTTGGGACCATCCCCTGGCCAGACAGAGCCCCTTCCCTTGTGCCCACCGAGTGTACTTGCTCCCCAGGGCGAGCCCACCACGGTCTCTAGGGGTCAGAGGCAAGTTTCTAGACCCATCGCCAACAGGTGCAGCTTAATCTGGGGGTATGGACGGTGACACTCCTTGCCCTCCTTGCCTTCGTGTCTTACGGAAACTGGTTTGAAGTCTACCCAAGGCACCAGAAAAAATACTAACAACCTGTGGATACCATCCTTGGCCTTCATCCCGATTTCCGTCTGTCCCTAGGGATCAGCACACGCTGGACAAGAAGAGGTCTCCAGGGTTGCTCCACAAGACTGCATGGCAGGTCATCACCGCAGGAGGAAGGACAATGGCCCCGGGGGCGCTGTCAGTGCAGAAGGACAGCACAGAGGcccccccagcccaggccaccGCCCACCCCACCCAGAAGGACACCGGAGCAGAGGTCAGTGAGAAGAAGGACCCCATGCAGGACACGCTGCCTCCAAAGGCACGGGACAGGGCGGTGGCCTCTGATGGGGCACAGACACTGTCGCTGAGGagtcaggaccccaggaccatcaAAGGAAGGCAGGACCAGAACAAGGAGCCCACAGCCACTGGGACAGAGCCCCCAAAGACTCAGGGCAAAGCGCAGACCACAGCAAGGACACCCGTGCCAAAAAGTCAGGCCGAGGCGCTGACCATGCCAGGAGCAGGGTCCACAGGGAGGACAGTGAAAGGAGTGACCACAGAGGTTGTCCCCCACCGGGAGACAGCCCGGGCCACGccaccctccactcccttctGGAACCGCACCACAGAGAGAAGGCTAAGTCTACAGGCCAGCAACTTCAAGTCTGAGCCCCAGTGGGATTTTGAGGAACAATATAGCTTTGACACGGGGGCCCTACAGTCGGTGAGTCTGGCCACGGCCTCCCTGCTCTGGAGCCCCCTGGAGACAGCCCCACCACCTCCCTGActtcccaggctctgccctcaggctCTGCCTTATCCCCGCTGTCACAGTGCCCTACCCTACCCTGCTTTGACCCCTACCTTCTTTCCTTAAGTGTTCGAAGTGCCGGGGGAGGCAGGTCCCAGATCCTAGCCCAGGCAGcgtgggaaggggtgagggagaggagccCTGCCCGGGAGCCCCCCAGAAGGTCTGGAAGGTcactgagcagggggagagacatcTACCTGCTCTGGGGCCCTCCTTGGgcgggggaaggggcaagggTTGAGAGGGGGCAAGGAGGGACAGGACTCATAGCTGAGGAACCCCAGCCTGATGCCAACCCTGATTCGTGGGAATGCCTTGGCTTTGCCCGCCTTCCCCCTCTTCCGTCCCTAAGAAAAGCAGCCTGGGCCCACGGCCTCGGGAGGGAAACCTTCAGAATATGTATGTTTGCATACAGACCTGCAGCCAGGCCCCGGCCAGCGCTCCAGGCTCTCCCGCAGCCCCGTCCCCCTTCCACCCACCAGGGTGCATCCCCTACAGCCCCAAGAAGGGCCCTCGGGGACCCCTGGGGCCCTCAGGGCTCCAGCAGCCAGGACAAGGGCGAGGAGGACCAGCGGGCCCTCCGAAGATGATGGGAGAGGCCGCAGAGGTGGCGCCTTCTGGACGTTGAGGCCCGCTTTctggccctgcccccagctcGGCCCCTGGCCATGGCCTTCCTGGGCCTCTGCCTACCTGACCCACCCTCCTGCATGTAGAACTGCCCCGACTCAGTGAAGGTCAAGGCCTCCAAGTCACCCTGGCTCCAGAAGCTCTTTCTGGCCAACCTCACCCTCTTCCTGGATTCCAGCCACTTCAACCAGAGGGAATGGGAGCGCCTGGAGCACTTCGCACCGCCCTTTGGCTTCATGGAGCTCAACCACTCCCGTGAGTCTGCCTCCCAGCCCCGCAGAGCCTGAGCCTCTGAGCCTCTGGCTCTGGTCCGGCCTCTTCCCTGGGGGGCCCCCTCCGGCGCTGGGAGAGATGGTgggccgccccccccacccctccagggcTCTGAGCGGAGCCCCTCGTTGCAGTGGTGCAGAAGGTGGTGAAACGCTTCCCTCCGGTGCCCCAGCAGCAGCTGCTCCTGGGCGCCCTACCCCCCGGGAGCTCCCAGTGCATCACCTGTGCCGTGGTGGGCAACGGGGGCATCCTGAACAACTCCCACATGGGCCAGGAGATAGACAGTCACGATTATGTGTTCCGGTAAGCGGTCCCACCCAAAGCGCCCCATCCCGACTGAGAGATCCAGGAGGGTGTTCTACGCCCCAGTCCAGAAGGTGGAAGGCCTGGGCTGTCCAGAGAGTTTCCCTTTATACCTGCTGCCTCCCCATATCTCCTTgccttccccacctgcctccacGCCTTTCCCTCGTGCACTCACGGGGCCTGTCCTGTGTGGCTCTGTCTGCCCGTAGACTGAGTGGAGCTATCACTAAGGGCTACGAACAGGATGTGGGTACCCGGACGTCCTTCTACGGCTTCACCGCCTTCTCCATAACGCAGTCCCTGCTTGCCTTGGGCGGTCGGGGTTTCCTGCACGTGCCCCTGGGGAAGGTGAGCAAAGAGGAccgggcctggccacacacacaaTCTGAATGGGGAGCACCAGCGGAGAAAGGGAGCCCGGCGTCCCATGTCTGGAGTCTGGCTGGCACAGACTCTGTTCATCCGAGGGGCACGGGCAGGGAGGATGGGCAGACAGGCCTGCGGAGGGCAAGCGGGCAGGCTGGTATtggagccaggtgccccccagcccGGGGTCCTGAAGGCAGGACTTCCAGAGCCGCTGTCCTTGGTCTTCAGGATGTCCGCTACCTGCACTTCCTGGAGGGTACCCGAGACTATGAGTGGCTGGAAGCGCTGCTTCTGAATCAGACGCTGGTGAAAAGCCTTCCATGGTTCAGGTACCCAccgcccctccctctccccccgccgAGCTGCGTCCCGGGCGGCTGTGAAGGGCTGGGCTGGTGGGGACCACCTTAGCGATCACCTGGAGAGGGGCCCCCCCTGCCATGCCCCTGGCCCTGACTTGGCCCACGTCGGGAAGGTGAACCACCACCGCCACCCACAGGCGCCGGCCCCAGGAGGCTTTCCGGGAAAGCTTGCGGATGGACAGGTACCTGCTGATGCACCCAGACTTGATGCGCTACATAAAGAACAGGTGAGAGCAGAGCGGCCGGCGCGTGTGGAAGGCGCCGGGTGCCTCGCGTCCCTGTGCCTCCTGAcggcggggagggggctgggctaTTTCCCAGGTTTCTGAGATCAAAGACCCTGGACACTAAACACTGGAGAATCTACCGTCCCACCACGGGAGCCCTCCTGCTGCTCACGGCCCTTCAGCTCTGTGACCAGGTGAGACTCTATGGTGGGAgcagctggagaagcagctggGGGGGGTCCCTGGACTGGCCCCTCGGGGGAccatggctggggtgggggaggggtgtgagtGTGCATGCACGCACGTGTGCAAGTGTACACCAGGGAGCCTGCGCCCGGCCCCCTAGGTCGAAgtgcctcccagccccccagtAACATGTAGCCCATGAGCACAAGCCTGGAAGGGAGTGACCTCGGGCCTCATTTCTCCTCCGACCTTCATGTAGGTGAGCGCCTATGGCTTCATCACCGAGGGCCACGAGCACTTTTCTGACCACTACTATGACAAGTCCTGGAAACGAACCGTCTTTTACATCAACCATGACTTCCCGTTAGAGAGAACACTCTGGAAGCGGTTGCACGATGAAGGTATCATCCGGCTGTACCAGCGGCCCGTAATTTCCAAACCGAAGATGTGACTGGGGCCTGGGCCGCTGCGGTCTCATGGGCCGTTCCGTTCCAAGGCACGGGCAAGGTGGGAGCCTTGAGACTCTAACCACCGTTCTCCCGGAGCTCAGGCCAGCCTCCTGGCCCCTCCAGACCCCGTCCCCCCGGGGAACTCGGGCACCAAGGAGGAGACACGTTTAAGACGGCAAATGACCAATCGAGGCCTTGGAGACCTTGGAACATGGATGCTCAAGGGAGGGAGGACTCCCGTCTTGAGACCCAAGAATTTGAACTAAATGGAGTGAAGATGGGCCCACACCGCCCACTGAATCTCACCCTTCACCATCCAAAAGCTACCTGACGCTGGCATGGAAAAGCCCCAACCTAGGAGACGAGACATGGAGGTTCGATTTCGAATTCCAAATCTGGTACTTAGCAGCTGTGAAATCTTGAAGGCCTTACTTAATTTCACTAGGGATTGTCTACAGGACCCTTCCTCCTGGGGCTTATCTGATTCTAGAAGGATCTGCACCTTTCCTTGTCTTTGAGCTCTTTGACAACTCTCGGGTTGCAGAAAACGGATAGTAATAAGAATAATTCTTGCCcgtgaaaatgcaaataaatcttGTACAGTCAAGAGGCAAGTGATGACCCCCTGGGGGCAGTGACCTGTTCTGTACAAACAGGCAAATTCATGTTCAAGTTCCTGActgcctgtgtgtctgtctgtactCGAGGTTCTCCTTTGAACCAGTTTTTGCATCTTACTGGTTTCTTCATTAGTTAAGCAGTTAATAAAATCCTTGACATgcgttcattttatatttgtatgagagTTACCGTTCTACCCTTGGAAAAACATCTTCTATCATGTCCTGAGGCCACTGTTTTATAATCCGTAGCACGATTTTTGGGGTACCCATTccacaatgatttaaaaaaattactctctGTAAAAACCTGAGGCAATAAGGACCCAGTTTCCTCCCCTTTCGTTCTCCATCCTCCCTCCAGCCTGCACTTCCTCAGACCTCATGTTGAGAACCCAGAGCAAGCCAAAGTTTTTTCGGTTCATCTTATCCCCTCGAGCTCTAGCTACAGGATTTGGACTCTGAAGCCCAGAAGAATGCTAAAGATCCCAAACTGAATAAAGGCCCCCAGTGAAGGAGATGGAGGgcgtggaaggaaaaaaaaaacaaccaaaatcaaaaaacaagaaaagaaaagtaagctGTCTCGTAGACTTCATGCTCAAGGTTCAAAAGCTAATTTAATACAGGTGGGACAGGATTTGCTTTGTTCAGAAAGGCTGCAGTACCAGCTCTGGGCAGCAGGTGGCAATATCTTGcacacccacccctccaccccaccacctccctctgccccgtTTCTGGAATGCTCCGCCTGTCTTTTTCACGTTTCCCCAGCTGTTCTTACATGTTTATTCCTCCGTGTGAATTTTAGTATCTGTTTAGgatctagggggaaaaaaatttggTATTTTAATTGGAATTGCATTCGATTTATACATTTCCCCGGGGAGGAATGAATGGACGTATTACATCGAGTCCTCTTTTCCAAGAGCAAGAGATGGTTCTCCACTTCTCCAAATTTGTGTCTTTCAGTATTTTAGTATTTCCACAGATTTCATATATTCCTTGTTGAATGCACTGCTCAgtattttatcttgtttgttgCTGTTCTAAATGGATTTTCTCTTACATTAAATCCTCTCCCTGGTAACTGTTGGTGAAGGGTGTGATATATTATCATATCATCGGCATATagattattttctaattctttatgcCTCTGATGATctcttttctgcatcttttgactGGTACATCCGGAGTGAGCTAACACAACAGTTGACCTGACTTTGGATCCAAATAAATGAGGCTCAACCTTTATGTTTGGGTAGCCTGAATTTAAATTTGAGGAGGTAGGTTCAGAGGTCGTCTGCTGATATTATATGATACAATACGCTATATGGTGTTGATAGAGTTAGGTAgcagtgatgtgggaaacaaaggcaaaagaaa includes the following:
- the ST6GALNAC1 gene encoding alpha-N-acetylgalactosaminide alpha-2,6-sialyltransferase 1 isoform X1; this encodes MRTCLPRISRLDHAAQWLLLLAVLVVFLFLLPSFMKEPNTKPSRDQHTLDKKRSPGLLHKTAWQVITAGGRTMAPGALSVQKDSTEAPPAQATAHPTQKDTGAEVSEKKDPMQDTLPPKARDRAVASDGAQTLSLRSQDPRTIKGRQDQNKEPTATGTEPPKTQGKAQTTARTPVPKSQAEALTMPGAGSTGRTVKGVTTEVVPHRETARATPPSTPFWNRTTERRLSLQASNFKSEPQWDFEEQYSFDTGALQSNCPDSVKVKASKSPWLQKLFLANLTLFLDSSHFNQREWERLEHFAPPFGFMELNHSLVQKVVKRFPPVPQQQLLLGALPPGSSQCITCAVVGNGGILNNSHMGQEIDSHDYVFRLSGAITKGYEQDVGTRTSFYGFTAFSITQSLLALGGRGFLHVPLGKDVRYLHFLEGTRDYEWLEALLLNQTLVKSLPWFRRRPQEAFRESLRMDRYLLMHPDLMRYIKNRFLRSKTLDTKHWRIYRPTTGALLLLTALQLCDQVSAYGFITEGHEHFSDHYYDKSWKRTVFYINHDFPLERTLWKRLHDEGIIRLYQRPVISKPKM
- the ST6GALNAC1 gene encoding alpha-N-acetylgalactosaminide alpha-2,6-sialyltransferase 1 isoform X2 — its product is MAPGALSVQKDSTEAPPAQATAHPTQKDTGAEVSEKKDPMQDTLPPKARDRAVASDGAQTLSLRSQDPRTIKGRQDQNKEPTATGTEPPKTQGKAQTTARTPVPKSQAEALTMPGAGSTGRTVKGVTTEVVPHRETARATPPSTPFWNRTTERRLSLQASNFKSEPQWDFEEQYSFDTGALQSNCPDSVKVKASKSPWLQKLFLANLTLFLDSSHFNQREWERLEHFAPPFGFMELNHSLVQKVVKRFPPVPQQQLLLGALPPGSSQCITCAVVGNGGILNNSHMGQEIDSHDYVFRLSGAITKGYEQDVGTRTSFYGFTAFSITQSLLALGGRGFLHVPLGKDVRYLHFLEGTRDYEWLEALLLNQTLVKSLPWFRRRPQEAFRESLRMDRYLLMHPDLMRYIKNRFLRSKTLDTKHWRIYRPTTGALLLLTALQLCDQVSAYGFITEGHEHFSDHYYDKSWKRTVFYINHDFPLERTLWKRLHDEGIIRLYQRPVISKPKM